The following proteins are encoded in a genomic region of Oncorhynchus gorbuscha isolate QuinsamMale2020 ecotype Even-year linkage group LG11, OgorEven_v1.0, whole genome shotgun sequence:
- the crb2a gene encoding protein crumbs homolog 2a, which produces MEFGKMSLNLKTVLLTMMMFKWGIFCTATSDKCLSGPCQNGATCVDTMDDYACLCPPRNEVRYMGKDCDELYNACSFAPCSDCTSTPGTSEYHCVCPEGFTGDNCTEEVDECHSNPCSFPHTECIDQVNRYFCRCPPGYGGEDCEERVPDCIDEPCLNNGTCILLQEGFECHCARGFDGEHCEEDVDECASHPCQNGAICMDGVAEFHCFCVPGFQGYNCEIDINECASRPCENNGTCINEKDRYKCQCLVGFTGVNCEVEIDECESNPCRNGATCHDLLGLYSCECLPGFEGTDCEVDIDECASDPCLNGAICQDKVDSYECDCEDTGFLGDHCEEDIPECASDPCQHGATCLEGVKEYTCLCWPGYEGENCEMDIDECAEQPCENDGECFERSDTSHWEMDWEFRFADAAGYLCQCPPGFAGENCSVNIDECESEPCQNRGSCEDQVNGYTCLCPEGFMGEICEINIDECESQPCLNGAWCEDGVASYTCHCPEAEPDKLPWGGHHCSVQLLGCVDQECQNGATCHPWLEEEEHGHTCLCPHGFYGELCSTPTTFSFSSPGFVLIMVTLEVEERRRRRHAEHHHHGKGVRLRFRTTLPDMVLFYRGDADSHLLLEIVGGGLRAKAFSEDAELEVAFSGLVSDGDWHDADVYVNEEEGLVFNLKGPGCDSEGCTVKDGGPNGPHFVPSEAFGHVYVGGAPGDLLEHTKSGRGFVGCVEDLLIDFKDILPQNLPEEQANEMELGCSKTEWCEPDPCSGQGHCVDLWISHRCDCYRPYHGHSCADEFPSWTYSHEETVSYSAYDIGTDHGANFSVSFFLRSLKPDGLLFQLRRPREDGEEGQAYFNVFLGMGRVLVSSVPESHPLTAPIVVTTGKKQLLHVEVQYGRVFFQHAGLRYGIGEVPEVEVHSGDLAYVGGLPREGENSEAWGGHFKGCLQDLRLDGAHLDVDAWNSTLNNSEGEVYFPADAENVEPGCISDNSCQPEPCQNGGDCTITWNGFACSCPVAFTGKTCETRVWCVSDPCVNGGHCVDLTDGYECVTNATFENNPVQYSAEGSLGSSLTHVYLELRTRSENAVLLRASHGAELLLVGLLDSSIRVEIHGGNSVEVLTFSGVRHLADGGWHRVSISMADPDSEASHWVITVDGITDASSTPEEAGALHFLNEEGAEVAIAESFTGCLGAVRVSGVYLPFVDDLHPPQPAHFHRTSDEEIRMGCMSEDVCHSDPCQNGAMCKDLFNKFDCVCKPGWEGENCEVDTDECASGPCVHGTCMDELAGFECVCNPGFGGVSCDEDLNECEEHGCENGGSCMDRVNSYTCECTDDYTGPLCQWTYPPLTCEEDVQCENGICHDGLWGANCTCVPGFAGERCETEIDECESNPCQNGGSCIDRVNRFWCVCLPGYSGLFCDTSKQPQKERVPWLVIAIPLVCLCVLLAVIGITFMVLTARKKRQSEGAYSPSTQEVAGARLEMDSMLKVPPEERLI; this is translated from the exons ATGGAATTTGGGAAAATGAGTTTGAATCTCAAAACAGTGCTGTTGACCATGATGATGTTCAAATGGG GTATATTCTGCACGGCGACCAGTGACAAGTGTTTGTCCGGGCCCTGCCAGAATGGCGCCACCTGCGTGGACACCATGGATGACTATGCGTGCCTCTGCCCCCCTCGCAACGAGGTCCGCTACATGGGCAAAGACTGCGACGAACTCTACAACGCCTGCTCCTTTGCCCCCTGCTCAGACTGCACCAGCACCCCTGGCACGTCCGAGTACCACTGTGTCTGTCCCGAAGGATTTACTGGGGACAACTGCACTGAGGAAGTGGACGAGTGCCATAGCAACCCTTGCTCTTTTCCCCACACAGAGTGCATCGACCAGGTCAACAGGTACTTCTGCCGATGTCCACCTGGCTACGGAGGAGAGGACTGTGAAGAGCGGGTGCCCGACTGCATCGACGAGCCGTGTCTGAACAATGGGACTTGTATACTGTTACAGGAGGGGTTTGAGTGTCACTGTGCACGGGGGTTTGACGGGGAGCATTGTGAAGAGGATGTGGATGAGTGTGCGTCCCATCCTTGCCAGAACGGCGCTATCTGCATGGACGGCGTGGCCGAGTTTCACTGTTTCTGTGTGCCAGGCTTCCAGGGCTATAATTGCGAGATCGACATCAATGAGTGCGCCTCGCGGCCCTGCGAGAATAATGGGACCTGTATCAACGAGAAGGACCGGTATAAATGCCAGTGCCTCGTAGGGTTTACAG GAGTGAATTGTGAGGTGGAGATAGATGAGTGTGAGTCCAACCCGTGCCGCAACGGAGCCACCTGCCATGACCTCCTTGGTCTGTACTCCTGTGAGTGTCTGCCTGGGTTCGAGGGCACAGACTGCGAAGTGGACATTGACGAGTGTGCCAGCGATCCCTGCCTAAATGGGGCTATCTGTCAGGACAAGGTGGACAG CTATGAGTGTGACTGTGAGGACACGGGCTTCCTGGGTGACCACTGTGAGGAGGACATCCCTGAGTGTGCGTCTGACCCGTGTCAGCACGGCGCCACCTGCCTGGAGGGAGTCAAAGAGTATACCTGTCTCTGCTGGCCTG GTTATGAGGGGGAGAACTGTGAGATGGACATTGATGAGTGTGCTGAGCAGCCATGTGAAAACGACGGCGAGTGTTTCGAGCGTTCCGACACATCCCACTGGGAGATGGACTGGGAGTTCAGGTTCGCCGACGCTGCCGGATACCTGTGCCAATGTCCACCCGGGTTCGCAG GAGAGAACTGTTCCGTGAACATTGATGAGTGTGAGTCTGAACCCTGCCAGAATAGAGGCTCTTGTGAGGATCAGGTGAATGGCTACACCTGTTTATGTCCAGAAGGATTTATGG GTGAAATTTGCGAAATCAACATTGATGAGTGCGAGAGCCAGCCATGTCTGAATGGTGCATGGTGCGAGGACGGCGTGGCCAGCTACACCTGCCACTGTCCTGAGGCTGAGCCTGACAAGCTGCCCTGGGGTGGCCACCACTGCAGCGTCCAGCTCCTGGGCTGCGTGGATCAAGAATGCCAGAATGGCGCCACCTGCCACCCGTGGCTGGAAGAGGAAGAGCATGGCCACACCTGCCTCTGCCCCCACGGCTTCTACGGTGAGCTCTGCTCCACACCCACCACCTTCTCATTCTCCAGTCCGGGCTTCGTCCTTATCATGGTCACCCTGgaagtggaagagaggaggagacggagGCATGCTGAGCACCACCACCACGGGAAGGGAGTCCGACTACGCTTTCGCACCACCTTGCCCGACATGGTGCTCTTCTACCGTGGCGATGCTGACAGCCACCTCTTGCTGGAGATTGTGGGTGGAGGTCTTCGCGCCAAGGCCTTCTCGGAGGATGCCGAGCTGGAGGTTGCATTCTCTGGGCTGGTCAGCGATGGAGACTGGCACGACGCTGACGTGTACGTGAACGAAGAGGAAGGGCTGGTTTTTAACCTGAAAGGTCCAGGATGCGACAGCGAAGGGTGCACGGTGAAGGATGGTGGTCCCAACGGGCCACACTTCGTTCCCTCTGAGGCGTTCGGTCACGTCTACGTGGGCGGTGCCCCCGGAGATTTGCTGGAGCACACGAAGAGTGGCCGCGGGTTTGTGGGGTGTGTGGAGGACCTGCTGATCGACTTCAAGGACATCCTGCCCCAGAACCTTCCAGAGGAGCAGGCCAATGAGATGGAGCTAGGCTGTAGCAAGACAGAGTGGTGCGAACCTGACCCCTGCTCCGGTCAAGGCCACTGTGTGGACCTGTGGATCAGCCACCGCTGCGACTGCTACCGGCCCTACCACGGTCACAGCTGCGCCGATG AGTTCCCCTCCTGGACATACAGCCATGAGGAAACTGTAAGCTACAGTGCCTATGACATTGGCACTGATCACGGCGCCAACTTCAGCGTCTCCTTCTTCCTGCGGTCTCTGAAGCCCGATGGCCTGCTCTTCCAGCTGAGGCGacccagagaggacggagaagAGGGCCAGGCCTACTTTAATGTTTTCCTGGGCATGGGGAGAGTCCTGGTCAGCTCCGTCCCCGAAAGCCACCCACTGACGGCACCCATCGTCGTGACCACCGGCAAAAAACAACTTCTACACGTCGAGGTCCAGTATGGACGGGTGTTCTTCCAGCACGCCGGCCTGCGCTACGGAATAGGGGAGGTTCCCGAGGTGGAGGTGCACAGTGGGGACCTGGCCTACGTAGGGGGTCTCCCCAGGGAGGGGGAAAACTCTGAGGCCTGGGGGGGACACTTCAAGGGCTGCCTGCAGGACCTGCGTCTGGATGGAGCGCATCTAGACGTGGATGCATGGAACAGCACACTAAATAACTCAGAGGGAGAGGTCTACTTCCCCGCCGATGCTGAGAATGTAGAGCCGGGCTGTATTAGCGACAACTCCTGCCAG CCGGAGCCATGCCAGAACGGAGGAGACTGCACCATCACGTGGAATGGCTTTGCATGTTCTTGTCCTGTGGCTTTCACTGGGAAGACCTGCGAGACGCGCGTGTGGTGTGTCAGTGACCCGTGTGTCAATGGTGGACATTGTGTGGACCTGACTGATGGATATGAGT GTGTGACCAACGCTACCTTCGAGAACAACCCGGTGCAGTACAGTGCAGAGGGTTCCTTGGGCTCGTCTCTGACCCACGTGTACCTGGAGCTCCGTACCCGCTCAGAGAACGCTGTGCTGCTCCGTGCCTCCCACGGGGCCGAGCTCCTACTGGTGGGACTGCTGGACTCCTCTATCCGTGTCGAGATCCACGGTGGAAACAGTGTGGAGGTGCTGACCTTCTCCGGTGTGCGACACTTGGCCGACGGCGGATGGCACCGGGTGAGCATTTCCATGGCTGACCCTGATAGCGAGGCGTCACACTGGGTCATCACTGTGGATGGCATCACTGACGCCAGCAGCACCCCAGAGGAGGCAGGTGCCCTGCACTTCCTCAACGAGGAAGGGGCGGAGGTCGCTATCGCAGAGAGCTTCACAGGCTGCCTGGGCGCCGTAAGGGTCAGCGGGGTCTATCTACCATTTGTGGATGACCTACACCCGCCACAGCCTGCCCACTTCCACAGAACAAGCGACGAGGAGATTCGTATGGGCTGTATGAGTGAGGATGTATGCCATTCGGACCCCTGTCAGAACGGCGCCATGTGCAAGGATCTCTTTAACAAGTTTGACTGTGTTTGCAAGCCAGGTTGGGAGGGAGAAAATTGCGAGGTGGACACGGACGAGTGTGCATCTGGGCCCTGCGTCCACGGCACCTGCATGGATGAGTTGGCAGGTTTCGAGTGCGTGTGCAACCCGGGGTTTGGGGGCGTTTCTTGCGATGAGGACCTGAATGAGTGTGAGGAACATGGCTGTGAGAACGGGGGCTCCTGCATGGACCGTGTGAACAGCTACACCTGCGAGTGCACAGACGACTACACCGGCCCACTCTGCCA GTGGACTTATCCCCCACTGACATGCGAAGAGGATGTTCAGTGTGAAAACGGCATCTGCCATGACGGACTGTGGGGGGCCAATTGTACCTGTGTGCCCGGTTTTGCAGGGGAGAG